The region AAAATCAATGGGTGGATAATCCGGGCAGGGTGCAGCAATTACAGGTTTTTTTAATGATTGTATATAATCCTTCTCCTCAGGAGTCAAAAATAAAGAGTTAGTATCTTCTGATGAACAGTTTGGGATAATTAATATTGTCAATATACATATTATGTTTATGTATGTATTTAATTTTGCTGTCCGGCATGTCAGTAAGCATTTCATAACACTTTTATATGCTATAACGTGGAAGATAGCAAGATTAATTTTTTTATTATGCGATAGTTACTGCTGTAATTTTTCCATTCCTTTTATTTTTTCCCCACTTCTTATCTTTTTTTGTCCAAGTGAAAATAAACGAAAAGATTAAATAAAAAGTGGTTATGGTCTTTCTAATATATAGCAAACTTTTAATGGCACATACCTCTAATATTAGACTTGACCTCTTCAAAATAGTTGACAGTACCACAATAAAAAATAATTTTTAGTATATAGCAACAAATAAAATATTTTTAGAGGATAAAATGAAAAAAATATTTTTTATGTTTTTATTTTTTACGTATTTGCTTTCAGGATCAGGATTTACTGAAAAAAATGCAAAAAGAGAAGTCAATATTAAACCCAATGTACAAAGTGTTGATATTGAATTTAACGGTGAGCATTTAAAAGGATATTTTTTTATTGTCGATGTAAGGACCAATGAAGAAAAATTAAAAAATATTGAAGAAAGAAAAGCTAATGGATCAGTATTTATTTTTTTTCAGGGACATGCACAGAGAGCTGATGATGCCTATACATTTACCAAGGAGCTTGCATTACAATCAAAATCAGGTATTGTAATAGTACCATTGTGCGATACACCTTTTGGGAAGGATAAAAATTTAAGGGGTGATAATGGGAAGGAAATTGTATTATTTTATTTAATTAAACAAGCTCTTAAGTATTTAAACATAAATGTTGTTGAAGATATTCAATGGAAAGATATTAAAATAGATGGAAAACCGTTTAAAGATCCTGAAAATGCAATTGATGTTAAGCTTTCAGCTGTGGGATGGAGCCATGGAGGTATCTTAGCTCGCCGAATGGCAAGCAAATATACTTCATTTGAAAATCTTGTACAAATATGTCCTGCTGGTTTCACTAAATGGTCAGAAAATTCTTGTCAGGCAAGCTGTTGCGTATTGTCATCATTTAACTGGGAAAGTTTACGTATTGGATTTACTGAAACATTTAAAGGTCATTTTTGTGATGTAATGGGTGCAGGCTGGGGAATAACAAAGGGGCTAACCGGTGATACAGTAAGATCATGCTATTCATGTATGTATGGTAATTTCAATATTTTAAAAATATTCAGACCATATAAGGATATAGCTGATGCAACGTTATATGCTGATGATACTAATTTCCCTGTGGTAAATAAAAAACACATACTTGTCATATTTGGTAAGGATGATTCGCTTTTTGACGACGAGACATTATTGAAGTATGATAAAAATAATGAAGCAATTAAAGAACAATTTTTTAGTAAATATTATGAAAAATCGATTATATCAAACACAAAACTTGATGTAAAGGTTTTGCCAGGAAAACATATTGGGCCCATAACTCATTATGATATTTACGTTGATACTATCGTAACTTTTTTGGAAGAAATACACGAATGAAGAATGGAAGTACCAGGAGAGATACCACAGTACCGTAATATTAATTATTCAGCAGCATGAATATATTCATTAAACAGTGAAGCGATAAGGGCTACACTATAAATGAGAGCAGAATATTACAAGAGGTTTTGCAGTCAATAGAATAAGCTATAATAAAGCATACCAGATAGTACAGGTGGTAGAAAATCTGCTAAAATAAAAATCAATTAATGTATGTTAAAAATAATATTTAACTTCTGCTGCTAATGCAGGTCTATTGTCAAATGAGGAAAAATCTGATAAGTTGTTTTCAGTAACTATCGCATATAACATATAGAAAGTCAGATCACAATCTTCTATTACATTATACACCACTGACGGGATAAGCATTGCACCATGCCCTTCAAAATCAAGAATAGTTGTTGCACTGGCGCTAAAGAGTGAAGCTCCAGAAAAACTTACCGATAACCCCGCATAATGCCTGTTATATGTCAGGAAATGATACGCAAGCGTACGGTACCGTTCTTCATTCATTCCGTATATCAAACTTTCAGAATATGCCTGGTACAATTCATCATTGTTAGATAAACAATACCCATTATAAAAATACTCAAGAAGGATACTGAAACCACTTTCAAAAGAATAATCATAGCCTGTACCCGCAATGTAGTAAGTACTATCTCCATCTTTATTCGCAAGGAAGCTTCCACGCAACAAACCATCATACACTTGCAGCGAAATGTCTGCGCCCCCAACATATCTTTGCATTATCTTCCCAGCAAGCATTGCAATCTCGGTAGTACCCCACACCACTTTATTGCGCAAAAGGTACACTGAATTACCAACACTATCATCAAACTCATTGTATTTCCGTTGAGGTACATACACAAAACCCAATTCAAAATAATGTGCCGGGTATAATTCAAGGCGCAGTGCATCCACTCCTTTTGTTTCCTCTGCTCCTTCAAACGCAAGCGGCGATATTGGGTTTACAATATCAAGCGGATTCCATATCTTCCCGCTTCCAAAACGCACCAGTTGTCTTCCCACAGTAATGGTGGATTTCCCTATAACAAATTTGCCAAATGCACGGTGCAGCTTTAAGCGATAGTACCCAGTATCGTTGCGATAATCATAATAATCTGTATATATTGTATCATACGAAAATCCAATCCACGTTGCATCAAATGTTCTGCTCTGGGTGTAATTTGATACGATATACTCATTATCTATATCCGCATGAAATATGATATTCTGTCCAATATCACAATGAGGAGAGAGGCGTACCCTATTAAGATCGGTTAATAATAGCTTTTTTCTGGGAATATAATCGGAAGAATAATATTCATTGCTTTCATAAGCAATAAATAGATTTTTGTAATAGCCACCAATGGAAAATGGAATATCCTTATTTTCCAAGTTCTCCTGTGCATATACCATTGTCAATCCGCTATACAGTTGTGCCATTAAACTTAATGCTGAAAGGATGAATATTATAATCCAGCTGTATTTGTATATGTTCATACTTTTTTTAATTAGATGTAATGTATTCTCTAACAGTTTTCTAAGAAATAATTCTTTAAAAATTTTTATGCCAACTGAAGTATGTACTATTTTACATTTTGTGAATCTTTTTAAACGTATGCTTATATTGTAATGATACTTTACCTTTATTCATAAAGTGACAATGTATCTATTATTTACTACCCACAAGCTGTCAATAAAAGAATTTACAAAACAGTTGTTGGAATATATTCTGCATGTATACATTTTATTAGCGCATGCAGCTATCATTACGCAATATTTTATTTTTTATCTTCTTAGTAGCAGGGTTAGATATGTCTTTAAAAAAACAATTATCACGTTCAATCATAGTTTTTTCAACACTAATATTCATTGCATTTGGCATACTATTTGGAAGCTTTGTATATTACAATTACCAAACAAGTATTTCATTACTTATGCAACAACAAAACCTTGCATTGAAGTATTTCATTGAAGGTTATTTTGTAAAAATGTATAATTATATTTATATTTTAAGTAACAATGATGCCATAACTAACGTATTATTGCGTGATGCCAATAACAAAAGAACTGTATTAAAAATTTTTAAACATTTTGAAAATGCTGATAAAGATATAAACTATCTTTATGCAGGGTATAAAGATGGTTCATTATTGATTAATGACTATACTCCGCCAAAAGGTTTTGATCCAAGAGTAAGGCCCTGGTATACAATAGCACTTAAAACCGCACCTGAAATTTCTAATGGCCTTGCCTATCAAGAAATAAAAACAAAACAATGGCTGGTATCAATAAGTAAAGTATTATATGATAAAAACAATACCATCTGTGGCGTTATAGCTATTGATACTTCTTTAGAAAAATTAGCAGAAATAATTAATGCCACTAATAAAGGCTTTGCATCACAACACAGTTTTGTTATAACAAATGATGGTACTATTATTATTCATAAAAATCCCAAAATGCTGAGAGAAAATTTTTTTAAATTATCAAAGGTTACCTATTCAGCAAGCGGTGCTTCATATGCTTACACCTTTGATGGTATAATGAAAACTGCCTATATCCATGATATAGATAAAATTGGATGGAAAGTAATAACAGAAGTAGATAGATCAGAAATAACCAATATCGTGATTACTCGATTTTTTATAAGCACCCTGGTGATAACTTCAATTGCTTCTTTATTTGGACTTTATTTAAAAAAAATATTTTCCCATGATATTATTATACCAATTTTATCATTGGCCAAAAGGGTTACATACATAGTAGAAGCAAAATCAGTTGATGATAATTATTCATATCCTGATAATGAAATAGGAGTAATTGCACAAAATCTTGAGCAGTTGACAAAGGAAAAACTTTATCAAAAAAATATGGAGCTTACAAAATTAAACGATATACTCATGAATCTTTCATACATTGATGAATTAACCAGTTTATATAATAGAAGAAAGATGGAAGAAGAATTGATAAAAGAATTTGCTCGTTATACAAGGTACGGGAGAGAGTATTCGGTAATATTAATTGATATTGATTTTTTTAAAAAAATCAATGATACCTATGGACATGATGCTGGTGATTATGTTTTAAAAGAATTAGCCCTTATATTTAAACATAATTGCAGGAAAACAGATACAATTGGTCGTTGGGGAGGTGAAGAATTTTTGATTATATGCCCTGAAACCAATATATTGCAGGCATATAATCTTGCTGAAAATATTAGAAGCAACGTTGAGCAACATGTATTTATCACGATACCCAAAGTCACTATAAGTGCAGGCATTGGTGGAGCTTCCCATGATATGGTTGATATTTATGATAGTATTAAAAAAGCAGATGAAAACCTCTACAGAGCAAAACAAACAGGTAGAAACAAAGTGGTATACTAAAAAAGCAAAACTTTTAGATATTTACTTTATCCCAACACACTATCCCAATGAATTTGCTTCTGGTAAACCAGCGGATCCTTTCACTAAAAAGCATTGGAAGCACTTATTGGGGCAGATACTATCATCAGGTTCTGTGATGGCATTCTCAATAAATTACAATGAAATTTTAGATATAGTGCAACAGGCAAGCAGAAAAGTAAAAGAGCTGTTTCCTGAAATACTATAAATATGGCTTTTTGGTTCTTTTGCCACGGGGAAGCAAACAGGAATGTATACTATTTTTTTCTTTTAACTTTAACATCTTTTACAATTGTACCATCAACTATAGATATAAGACGGTGTGCACGCTTCATTACCATAGGGTCATGGGTGGAAAAAAGAAATGTTATCTGCTTTTCTTTATTCAGGTGTTCCATTAAATCAAGAAGTGCACTTCCGGTTTTCTGATCTACATTGGCAGTAGGCTCATCAGCTAAAACTATCGCCGGGCTTGAAACAATTGCACGTGCTATTGCCACACGCTGCTGCTGCCCACCAGAAAGCTCGTGCGGAAGTCGGTGCATTTGGTCTTTTAAGCCTACAAGCTCCAGTACTTCAGCTGCTTTTCTTTTACGGTAACTATCGCCCATACCCTGTAAAAGAAGGATGTACTCCACATTTTCCAATGCAGTCAATACCGGGATAAGGTTGTATGCTTGAAATATAAATCCAATTTTAAAAAGGCGCAGGTGCGATAGTTCCTTTGGACTAAGCTTTGAGATATCAGTACCTTCTATATATACATTTCCTTGTGTGGGATAATCCAGCCCGCCAATGCAATTAAGCAGTGTGGTTTTCCCCGAACCTGAAGGTCCAGCTATTGCTGCAAACTCACCTTTATGCAACGAAAGATATACTCCACGCAATGCGTTCACGATTTGACCATCGGAATGATAATCTTTCATGCAATTCACTACCTGTATGATTTCCATAGTACCTTCCTTTGCTATATAAAATGTAACGCATCAAGTGGTTTAATTTTTGCAGCCTTATATGCCGGATACAGTGATGCAATAATGGTGTTACATAGTACTATGGTTGTTGCAACCACTACATTTGTTGCGGTAAGATACGGATAAACAACAGTACCTGTTCCCCATACCCGCATTGACTGGCTGTAAAACGCAAAGTTTATACCTGTTGTTCCGGTAATAACAACAAGCAGGTATGTAATGACAATACCTGCAACAATACCAAGCATCCCTAAACCGCATGCTTCAAGTATAACAATAGCGGCAATCCACGATGGCTGTGTACCAATTGATTTCATTATGCCAATTTCACGGTATCGTTCCATTATTGCCATAATCATGGTATTGGCAATGGTGAAAATAATTGAAATAAATATAATTGCCAGAAACACATACATCATGGTATCAAAAAGTTTTATGGCCTGCACAATCTGTGGTGCCATTTGTTTCCAGGTAAGCACTTCAAGGAAGGCCTTATTCATTGATTTAATTGATGAAGCAACTTTATCAGCAAAATCTTTATCCGCGCACCGTACTATAATTTCAGATATAGCATTCCCAAGACCCGATATTTCCTGCGCTTTACGTATGCCAATATATACCACATATTTATCAAAGCTTTCAATGGGCGATTGATATAGCCCCTTAACAATAAATGCATGCGCAGCAAGCACACCGTGTATATCCTGCAGCATCACCACACATTTATCGCCAATGCCAATGCCAAGCTTTACCGCCAGTGAACGTGAGATAAGTATATCATTGCTTGAACTGTTCATAATAAAAGAACGTGTATCACTACCAGCATATTCATATATATTT is a window of Spirochaetota bacterium DNA encoding:
- a CDS encoding sensor domain-containing diguanylate cyclase, with translation MSLKKQLSRSIIVFSTLIFIAFGILFGSFVYYNYQTSISLLMQQQNLALKYFIEGYFVKMYNYIYILSNNDAITNVLLRDANNKRTVLKIFKHFENADKDINYLYAGYKDGSLLINDYTPPKGFDPRVRPWYTIALKTAPEISNGLAYQEIKTKQWLVSISKVLYDKNNTICGVIAIDTSLEKLAEIINATNKGFASQHSFVITNDGTIIIHKNPKMLRENFFKLSKVTYSASGASYAYTFDGIMKTAYIHDIDKIGWKVITEVDRSEITNIVITRFFISTLVITSIASLFGLYLKKIFSHDIIIPILSLAKRVTYIVEAKSVDDNYSYPDNEIGVIAQNLEQLTKEKLYQKNMELTKLNDILMNLSYIDELTSLYNRRKMEEELIKEFARYTRYGREYSVILIDIDFFKKINDTYGHDAGDYVLKELALIFKHNCRKTDTIGRWGGEEFLIICPETNILQAYNLAENIRSNVEQHVFITIPKVTISAGIGGASHDMVDIYDSIKKADENLYRAKQTGRNKVVY
- a CDS encoding ABC transporter ATP-binding protein, which produces MEIIQVVNCMKDYHSDGQIVNALRGVYLSLHKGEFAAIAGPSGSGKTTLLNCIGGLDYPTQGNVYIEGTDISKLSPKELSHLRLFKIGFIFQAYNLIPVLTALENVEYILLLQGMGDSYRKRKAAEVLELVGLKDQMHRLPHELSGGQQQRVAIARAIVSSPAIVLADEPTANVDQKTGSALLDLMEHLNKEKQITFLFSTHDPMVMKRAHRLISIVDGTIVKDVKVKRKK
- a CDS encoding ABC transporter permease, yielding MIRMHHLKIVLLIGWRNVFRNKRRSLIVASSIVVGLVVMMFSMAIMNGFNRQMLENTINTSLGHVAIHKKGFFNDMKLALSFVPDDSLNAIKGIHGVGCIAQRVKFEAMVQSSRSSQGVLVMGIEPDKEKCVSNIYEYAGSDTRSFIMNSSSNDILISRSLAVKLGIGIGDKCVVMLQDIHGVLAAHAFIVKGLYQSPIESFDKYVVYIGIRKAQEISGLGNAISEIIVRCADKDFADKVASSIKSMNKAFLEVLTWKQMAPQIVQAIKLFDTMMYVFLAIIFISIIFTIANTMIMAIMERYREIGIMKSIGTQPSWIAAIVILEACGLGMLGIVAGIVITYLLVVITGTTGINFAFYSQSMRVWGTGTVVYPYLTATNVVVATTIVLCNTIIASLYPAYKAAKIKPLDALHFI